Proteins from one Deinococcus actinosclerus genomic window:
- a CDS encoding amylo-alpha-1,6-glucosidase, translating to MSAPVTFPFGSLTARNADLEVLLTDGLGGFALSSLSGVPTRCYSGLVASQQPPVQRRTHLVSPQEVLRVPGPDGVRETTLHALEIAPDTFEGEGLRHLTGASLLDLLPEREQLFAGVRVRRRAFMPRGSGAVVFLYDVLSRDPVALRLGGFFADRDMHAVHERVPGLTFHAAGREVTVQGEAQTRVQVHAPGAVIDPLDPRPLAQRVHYRHDLARGEPDTEYTLGTPLWELSFPAGGGRAALVVQAVTPDVAQALILDPWAAYADEAARRRELAVRAQDTTGVPDELVATLAVAADAYLVRRTQPQGVTVIAGYPWFADWGRDSMIALTGLTLLTGRHAEARDLLGTFLRSLRRGLTPNNFHDDGQGAGYNTVDGALWLAVALERYVTVTGDAAFAREALPQLRDLLDWHVRGTDHGIRMDPADGLLLAGEAGVQLTWMDVKIEGWVVTPRHGKPVEVQGLWLAALGAESRLSAALGEETRFAATLARAQASFAAFWQGAYVDTLAADGTPDRSVRPNVAIALALPDTPTSPALVAATTAQLESELLSPVGLHTLSPLDGRYRGNYGGAQVQRDAAYHQGTVWPWPLTAFVELLLAQGEVGRARAALRGLSGHVLEAGLGHVSEVFAGDSLRPGGCPFQAWSVAELLRAHVLVSRAEAQAAGTQSPA from the coding sequence ATGAGTGCGCCTGTCACCTTTCCCTTCGGTTCCCTGACCGCCCGCAACGCGGACCTGGAGGTGCTCCTTACCGACGGTCTGGGCGGCTTTGCCCTGAGCAGCCTGTCGGGCGTGCCGACCCGCTGCTACTCGGGGCTGGTGGCCAGCCAGCAGCCGCCGGTGCAGCGGCGCACGCATCTGGTCTCGCCGCAGGAGGTGCTGCGCGTCCCCGGCCCGGACGGCGTGCGCGAGACCACCCTGCACGCCCTGGAAATCGCCCCGGACACGTTCGAGGGGGAGGGACTGCGGCACCTGACGGGGGCGTCGCTCCTGGACCTGCTGCCCGAACGGGAGCAGCTGTTCGCGGGCGTGCGGGTGCGCCGCCGGGCGTTCATGCCGCGCGGGTCGGGCGCGGTGGTGTTCCTGTACGACGTCCTGAGCCGTGACCCGGTGGCGCTGCGGCTGGGGGGCTTCTTCGCGGACCGCGACATGCACGCCGTGCACGAGCGGGTGCCCGGACTGACCTTCCACGCGGCGGGCCGCGAGGTGACCGTGCAGGGCGAGGCGCAGACGCGGGTGCAGGTGCACGCACCGGGCGCCGTGATCGACCCCCTGGACCCCCGGCCGCTGGCGCAGCGGGTGCACTACCGGCACGATCTGGCGCGCGGCGAGCCGGACACCGAATACACCCTGGGCACGCCGCTGTGGGAGCTGAGCTTCCCGGCGGGCGGGGGCCGCGCGGCGCTGGTGGTGCAGGCGGTCACGCCGGACGTGGCGCAGGCCCTGATCCTCGACCCCTGGGCAGCGTACGCCGACGAGGCCGCGCGCCGCCGCGAACTGGCGGTGCGGGCGCAGGACACGACGGGCGTGCCGGACGAGCTGGTCGCCACGCTGGCCGTCGCGGCGGACGCCTACCTGGTGCGGCGGACGCAGCCGCAGGGCGTGACGGTCATCGCCGGGTACCCGTGGTTCGCGGACTGGGGCCGCGACTCGATGATCGCCCTGACCGGCCTGACCCTGCTGACCGGCCGGCACGCCGAGGCGCGCGACCTCCTGGGCACGTTCCTGCGCAGCCTGCGCCGGGGCCTGACGCCCAACAATTTCCACGATGACGGGCAGGGCGCCGGGTACAACACCGTGGACGGCGCGCTATGGCTGGCGGTGGCGCTGGAACGGTACGTGACCGTCACCGGGGACGCCGCGTTCGCGCGCGAGGCCCTGCCACAGCTGCGCGACCTGCTGGACTGGCACGTGCGCGGCACCGATCACGGCATCCGCATGGACCCGGCGGACGGGCTGCTGCTGGCCGGCGAGGCGGGCGTGCAACTCACCTGGATGGACGTGAAGATCGAGGGCTGGGTCGTCACGCCCCGCCACGGCAAGCCGGTCGAGGTGCAGGGCCTGTGGCTGGCGGCGCTGGGGGCCGAGTCGCGGCTCTCGGCGGCGCTGGGCGAGGAGACGCGGTTCGCGGCCACCCTGGCGCGCGCGCAGGCCAGCTTCGCGGCGTTCTGGCAGGGCGCCTACGTGGACACCCTGGCGGCGGACGGCACGCCGGACCGCAGCGTCCGCCCGAACGTGGCGATCGCGCTGGCCCTGCCGGACACGCCCACCAGCCCCGCGCTGGTCGCGGCGACGACCGCGCAGCTGGAATCGGAACTCCTCTCTCCCGTCGGGCTGCACACGCTGTCGCCGCTGGACGGGCGCTACCGGGGCAATTACGGGGGCGCGCAGGTGCAGCGCGACGCGGCGTACCACCAGGGCACCGTGTGGCCGTGGCCGCTGACGGCGTTCGTGGAACTGCTGCTGGCGCAGGGCGAGGTCGGACGGGCGCGGGCGGCGCTGCGTGGCCTGAGCGGGCACGTCCTGGAGGCGGGGCTGGGGCACGTCTCGGAGGTGTTCGCCGGCGACAGCCTGCGCCCGGGCGGGTGCCCCTTCCAGGCGTGGAGCGTGGCGGAACTGCTGCGCGCGCACGTGCTCGTCAGCCGCGCCGAGGCGCAGGCGGCGGGAACGCAAAGCCCCGCGTAA